The Xiphophorus couchianus chromosome 22, X_couchianus-1.0, whole genome shotgun sequence genome includes the window GCTGTCATGTTGTACTGCAGGAGGTGTGCAAGCTGCTGGTCCATATGCGCCACCCTGAGGTGTACCAGCATCTGGGGATGGTTCCTCCCAGAGGCTTCCTCCTTCACGGGCCCCCCGGCTGTGGAAAGACCCTGCTGGCCCAGGCTGTGGCTGGAGTGAGCTCAGCACCGGATGTGTTGTTGGAGCGTCACCTTCCTCAAATAGTTGCCTAggtcacatgtgtcaaactcaaggccaaatctggcccactgTAGCTTCTTATGTGGCCCTCaggactccaaattacatcaataagtctctccagttttccacaaatctgcaaaattcatacaaaataaagagcgtcccactttttttttttttttactgcaaaattttctcataattggtcaaaaacattgggtttaaaATCACActtaacatcatacattagcgCAAATATTGTGAACATTCcttggaaatatttctaaattagtatCACTAAATCgttgattttgattgcaaaaagaaaaaaaaaatcaaatcctggagggacaacgttttattcatattttaacagtttaatgggttttatcaatacattttggcacaaccggccctttaagaacattcagatttttgatgtggctgaaaatgaaactgagtttgacacctcatgtttttgccaaaagtaATTTACTTTGGCGATGTTGACCGAGGCCCTTATTTTGGGAAGGTGACCATAGACACGTcgaatgttattgtttacatccaggAATTTTGCGCTTGTGCAcaatgctggagggcaaaaagactattcttttacTTGCTATCCATAGCCGCGCTGCTGCGGTAGAACAACTCCGTTTACAAAATGAGACTTGTTAGTATTATGAATTCAGCGCGGTGCgtcacagcaaagggaaaaacaacgcagaaaaaatgttgaagaaCAACTCAGAACCactggtgtttttttctctttctttctgcgTTGACTATGCtacacgcagactcgttgccatagcaactgacaacaacgccgcTGATTTATCGGGAATCAACACCAAAAAGACACTCAAACGTTTCCctcacaaagaacagaacagtcAGTCCgtttcagttttatgttctCAGgcatgatgtttattttgcgattattattattaataagtgGTCGTACGAACACACTGGTGGTAGATCAGCTCATTTAAACGCCTACTGACTGTTCCAGGAGCTGCAGATCCCCATGCTGAAGGTGTCCGCTCCAGAGCTGGTGTCCGGCATCTCCGGAGAGTCGGAGCAGAAGCTGAGGGAGCTGTTCGACATGGCCGCGGTCAGTCCGCTGCAGGAACTGCACGcctggtgacctctgacctccactcactcactcactctgcCTTCCTCTGCAGACCTCCAGTCCATGCATCATGTTCATAGATGAGATAGACGCCATCACGCCTAAAAGAGAGGTGGCTTCTAAAGACATGGAGCGGAGGATCGTAGCCCAACTGCTGACCTGCATGGACGGTAGGATGCTGGCTTCCTTCTGTAAATGAAGTGCCAGTTCAGAACGACGTCATAAATGtcctgaaaaatatttatttgttaactCTGCACTGGAGCAGCACACCTAAATATACCAGTGGCTTCATAagctttggtcaaacatgtaaaaacaacattaatttgTAAAGTCAGCACAATTAGGAGTAttaacagccaatgtaaaataaataataaagaaaccgAAACCGACAAATACAACAGTAACTTGGTCAAATGTATAACACTAAACTGCtacaaactttctttcaaatggttcagaaagtgaaactagaaattttaaatatgtaaaataaataataaaatatgattttgctcagagcacaaagcctAGAATTATACTGAATAGATGTGTTCCTATGGTTCTGGCACATTGTCTAGAATTACTTTCAATATCAGGACTGATTTTATATATTGATATCAGAACGGTGCATCTCTACGTTAATCCCAAacaagctttatttatttattttagttgttttgccTCTAATTTGAAAGTGCTCAGACAGGAAAGTAGGTAAAGAGacagggaagacatgcggcaaaggtcaccaggccgggaattgaacctgtgacagctgcgtcgaggactaagcATTCTTAtatgggttgtgcttaaccacTGCACCACCACAGCGCCCCAAATCTCACACAAGCTTAATGGACCTCTATGGGATACAGTGATAGTTCATGGCAATTCTAGGACCGAGACCAGCGCTCCTCATGCTGCGGCTCCGGAGCCAAATGTGGCTCTTAAAATCTTTGactaaaaaattatattctaccaactaatacttttaaatatagttctaaaaataaatgcagggttttaatagttttttacTCTCGTCATAgaataattgtatttaatttctaCAATGCAGCTGGCTCTCTAATGAATGATTAGATTTGTTATGCTGACATAACATCAGGCCAGTATAGGATCAGCAGGTTGGTCTGTTATCTGAGGTCAGGTGAGGGTCCTCATAGAGTTTAGGACAGGCATCCAGTGTACGCTCCCTGAAGGTTAAAGTTAGAGAGCTCCAGAATCCTGCAGACCACCAGGTTTTTGAGTTGCAAAATGCTTcaaattgacagaaaatttcaaaatgccTCTaggtaattatgtgttattggaagacgTTATTAACTGTatctaaacaccaactataaagtctttaaaaaaagccaaacagtaaaaaaaaaaaaaaaatctaaacaaaataaGCCGGTGTATTGTAGGTCTACGATACACTGTGGAAAACCTTCATGCTTTCTGTTCCCTTCCTTCCTCTAGACCTCAACAGCCTGACAGTGACGGCTCAGGTTCTGGTGATCGGCGCCACCAACAGACCCGACTCATTGGACCCGGCCCTGCGGAGAGCCGGACGCTTCGACAGAGAGATCTGCCTGGGGATCCCCGACGAGGCCGCTCGGCTCGGGTAACAACAACCTGGCAACCAAGAGACGGACTGGCAGCCGATTGGTCGATCTCCTTCATGGTGGTGTGATGCGCCCTgggctgtttcttttttttgctcttccAGGATCCTCAAGACGCTGTGCAGGAAGCTGACGCTGCCGGACGGCTTCGACTACCAGCAGCTGGCTCGGCTGACGCCGGGCTACGTGGGCGCCGACCTCATGGCTCTGTGCCGGGAGGCCGCCATGGCCGCGGTGAACCGGGTTCTGCTGGAAACCAGGCCGGCGCCTCCCGGTCCACCACAGAACTCTGCTGCAGAACCGTCAGGAAGCACAGAGCCTGAGGCTGGAGGGGAAGAGCAGCAGGTAGAGGTAGGGCTGTCACAATGAGCAAGAAATCAGTTAATCACACGATAAGTTAGAACAAGctcaacaattttcttttgtatcatttattgttttgttttttttgtctctatttctaccaaaaacgggatatttaaaatcttcttttagaatgtgttcttatattattatgccattatctttcttgaaaatggtctttaagcaacaatttaaaaatgtggtaAATTTGCAATTAATTTGCCGTTTTTACAGACAAGTAAAATCTTCTTAAAACATGTATGGATTTATGCAGGCCTGTCACAAGAACAAATTTTAACAAAGTTATTTCGATAAACCACAAtcttgttttgagaccattttcaagtaatataacggtaaataatgcaagaacacattcttaaagatcaataaatttaatttctaatgaacattcaacactggagctgaaagacattttattatccataataaataaacaaatcaacagAAACACCAAATCAAAGGAATGATGAAGTCTGATTTAGACCAacttaaaacactgaaaacttttgtcatccagtttttggtagaatgaaaaataaaaacaataaatcatgcaaatggaaattattgagatcgttttaatttatcatgcattcatatgatttatttcttattgtgacaggacaaagtatttttcttttattaacaagttttttgggtttttttaatccCCAAAAAGTTGTAAACAACATCTACCTGTcatttaaagcagcagctgtGCAAAACCCTGGTTATATTTTGaattgagttatttacagattctgttTCTACAACAATTTGAGTTCTTTATTGAAACATTGTCTATATTCattacagaaacaacaaaagtctTAAGAAATAAATGTGGCCCTTGACTGCCTtcaatctgacatttttgtccTCAATGACATAAAGTTTGAGGTTGTGCGCTAACAGCAGCTTGTGCCCTCCAGCCGGGGGAACTGGATCGGCTCCTGGACCTGCTGAGGGCCACGGAGACGCTGACGGAGCAGCAGCTGGCCGGCCTGTCCATCCTCATGTCCGACTTCCAGGATGCGCTGGTCCGGGTCCAGCCCTCGGCCAAGAGGGAGGGCTTCGCCACGGTGCCGGACGTCACCTGGGAGAACGTTGGAGCGCTGCAGAACATCAGGGAGGAACTGACCATGGCCATACTGGTAAAATGCAACCGGACCAGTACAGAGCCCTatgagctgctgcagtttgttgtcCTCTAAGAGCATTATGGTTCAGCTTAAAGtccaaaaaaatcaaactgtgGTAAATTGTATAAAATACAGATATTGGGAtcataaaagaggtcaaagtGACAGAACTCTGCTCATAAACCTTTTAGCAAGAATTCAAACTGAGACAGAGAGGAAACTGATCAGCCCAACACCTAAAAACATAACTGAACCTAATAACAATACAAAGACCCCCCATGATCCTACGTGGTGGTTTGTCTCAGTCTGCTAGTTGTTCTGACCCGTTGGTTTTGCTGTGTCCTGCAGGCTCCGGTCCGCTCCCCAGAGCAGTTCAGGGCTCTGGGCCTCAGCGCTCCGTCTGGGGTTTTGCTGGCTGGACCCCCAGGCTGTGGGAAGACCCTGCTGGCCAAGGTTGGTAGTACAAGTCCTGCCATGTTTGACGTGTGTGAAGCTGTTTGGTGAGGtcatttcctcttcctgttctctttctctctctctgcaggctGTGGCCAACGAGTCAGGCCTCAACTTCATCTCAGTGAAAGGTCCAGAGCTGCTCAACATGGTCAGTGTGGGACTCAGAGGAGCATGATGCTGCACTGTTACTATGACAACCAGCTGTTGTAGATAGGGAAAAAATGGAAGAGTACGTTTCTGCCAAAAACGCAGATtaatctcagagattttctagaaaatttgagttttctAGAGAAAAGTAGGAAGTTTCTTTTACAAACGTTCTACTTTCTTTCCTGTAGAGTTTGCAGAAACAGCGCCCCCCTCTGGCACATTCTAGAGCCCTCCATTTGGAAGatgatcttttttctctttacatcCTCATCCGACCTAGCTTTTTACCCGCCTCGCAATTTATATAACAGATGTAGGGATCCTCTTCCCCCGCCCCTTCCCCAGTCATATgttgctgacctctgaccccgtgGTGTGTGCAGTACGTGGGGGAGAGCGAGCGGGCCGTGCGACAGGTCTTCCAGAGAGGACGCAACTCGGCTCCTTGCGTCATCTTCTTCGATGAGATCGACGCTCTGTGTCCTCGCCGGTCGGGCCAcgaggtgaggaagaggagctgactCAGCACcttatcatcatcatcttcatcatctctGCAGCTGGGAGGAAACTGAATCATTTGGTTTCTtacctgaaaatgtaaaaatgtagtCTGCTGCCTGAACCGTGACTTCTCAGCAGGAGTCAGTGGTTATGTCTCATGAATGCTAAGCTAGCAGATAGCCATTCAGAGTTTCACTCTGTCAGCAAACGGCTTTAGAAGCCTGTTTATGTTGCACGTGTACGATCTGTTCTCTGTTGACGTTGCCTGTGTTCAGTCAGGAGCCAGTGTGCGGGTCGTTAACCAGCTGCTGACGGAGATGGATGGCCTGGAGACACGGAGACAGGTTTTCATCATGGCTGCCACCAACAGGCCGGGTACGCTGCTCCTAGCCCCTCCATCACGGGTCCAGGTCGGCCTCAGGCCTTAGTGCTGTAGGAGGAGGTTCAAGTGGATAACCTTCTAGTATCACCATCTGTACTGCTCATACAGTATGCAGAGGTCAAGAGTTATGACCCGGTGACATTACGTCATCTCATGTTACACCATGCAGACCTTcagtctgcactgatgaagattcacTCGTTCATTGGCTACTGGAGGGCGCTCTGACTGCATATGGAACAAAGAGCTTTACACCAAGGTTATTACAGTTAACAAAAGAAATTgaggaaacattttcatgaactgaaacaaataaaaacggtaattaatggggaaaaactaGAACTAACCTGATCTGTATTGTGTATTTATGAGGCTCAAACACACTGAAATTATAGATGTAATATTCTTCGCTTTTTGTGTCTATGAATCTGTTTATTAGCCGtttgaactgaaatgaaataGATTTTGTTTCACCCCACACCAGCAGTTTACGTCAGCTCTCTGCAAATGACGGTGCTCCTCACGGCGCCACGCATGCTGGtcagttgagttttacgccgTTTACCTTCAGCTCTACgtcagagttgtcttgcagatctaagtgtttgtgcatttctctaTGGAGACTTGATCCTACCAGATTTTAATGGGAGCAGTGAAGTCAATGATATCTGAAATCTTAGAATGAAAGTCATCTACCAACTTATCTGCATCACTACAGGATGAGGgcgaggaagaagagtagatttgattaaatgtttctgctgtgttgtCTGTGAGGGAACGTTTTGTGATAGTTGCTGTTGCCAAGTGGGTTAAAggataaagaactttcaaagataacagcgaagtgatccgacagggcgacatcagttacagagacattggaaatattcacacccttactgataaccaggtccagtgtgtgtccttgagtgtgtgttgcttgtttgacatgttgagTCAGACAAAAAATTCTCTAATATATTAAGCTGTTTAATTTCCCCTCTGTTTTGAGGGTTGTCAACATTGATGTTGAAATCACCGACAATTACTAAACAGTCATAATCAATGCGTCTAGGAGACGGAATCGGATTAAaatcagtaaagaaattttccacgTATGTTTGAATTTTGTATAAAGTTAATGTCAGAGTTCGTTTGTGGCCTTTTACCTCAATTCCAATatactcaaaagaggtgaagtgacccaaagagattttactacaatatatggtattcttaaatattgaagccttttttatgttttctattctcacttaaataaaatgtagataTGAGGCGCTGATTTGATTAATACTGTCGATTCCTTATtgtcattcaaccatgtttGTGTCAGGAACATCAATATAACATCaatattatgctcagtgatgaagtcgttaattaatagagctttagcacagagagatctggtTTGTAAAAGGGCCAGTTTGACTGAGTTGGTGGCCGACAGTTCATGAGTCTGAGGTTTGAATTAAGACCgctgtattttgtgtttctgtgttttcttgtgGTGATCTGGACAGTTAATGT containing:
- the nvl gene encoding nuclear valosin-containing protein-like isoform X1 yields the protein MKNRGGGWLDSRLKQRVKQYLASSSSEYVDLVEMALDLQKQYRVEYGRRNRTAFRIQVEKVYDAVKEDSDLNDLESKHLAKRARSSCNETGDGSSSDESSGNDQQVLGNTPNSSVPALYHKGPLAASRTNPAPDEGTLVSPGGWFIDKGRGPTTKSVFIDLSKDELVDTESNRGTSHLEPETSQKKSKKRAKSSAEYRSADKKAKSKSPELQFPSLRFEDVGGNEEILTEVCKLLVHMRHPEVYQHLGMVPPRGFLLHGPPGCGKTLLAQAVAGELQIPMLKVSAPELVSGISGESEQKLRELFDMAATSSPCIMFIDEIDAITPKREVASKDMERRIVAQLLTCMDDLNSLTVTAQVLVIGATNRPDSLDPALRRAGRFDREICLGIPDEAARLGILKTLCRKLTLPDGFDYQQLARLTPGYVGADLMALCREAAMAAVNRVLLETRPAPPGPPQNSAAEPSGSTEPEAGGEEQQVEPGELDRLLDLLRATETLTEQQLAGLSILMSDFQDALVRVQPSAKREGFATVPDVTWENVGALQNIREELTMAILAPVRSPEQFRALGLSAPSGVLLAGPPGCGKTLLAKAVANESGLNFISVKGPELLNMYVGESERAVRQVFQRGRNSAPCVIFFDEIDALCPRRSGHESGASVRVVNQLLTEMDGLETRRQVFIMAATNRPDIIDPAVLRPGRLDKTLYVGLPCAADRHAILLTVTKGGTRPQLEPDVCLEEVAFDERCNSFSGADLTALVREASVNALKAYMKSQHHAHTHPAGCAAALRVSRQNFEDAFKTVRPSVSRKEQLMYEQLRESLSR
- the nvl gene encoding nuclear valosin-containing protein-like isoform X3 — translated: MFLCFHPQPNSSVPALYHKGPLAASRTNPAPDEGTLVSPGGWFIDKGRGPTTKSVFIDLSKDELVDTESNRGTSHLEPETSQKKSKKRAKSSAEYRSADKKAKSKSPELQFPSLRFEDVGGNEEILTEVCKLLVHMRHPEVYQHLGMVPPRGFLLHGPPGCGKTLLAQAVAGELQIPMLKVSAPELVSGISGESEQKLRELFDMAATSSPCIMFIDEIDAITPKREVASKDMERRIVAQLLTCMDDLNSLTVTAQVLVIGATNRPDSLDPALRRAGRFDREICLGIPDEAARLGILKTLCRKLTLPDGFDYQQLARLTPGYVGADLMALCREAAMAAVNRVLLETRPAPPGPPQNSAAEPSGSTEPEAGGEEQQVEPGELDRLLDLLRATETLTEQQLAGLSILMSDFQDALVRVQPSAKREGFATVPDVTWENVGALQNIREELTMAILAPVRSPEQFRALGLSAPSGVLLAGPPGCGKTLLAKAVANESGLNFISVKGPELLNMYVGESERAVRQVFQRGRNSAPCVIFFDEIDALCPRRSGHESGASVRVVNQLLTEMDGLETRRQVFIMAATNRPDIIDPAVLRPGRLDKTLYVGLPCAADRHAILLTVTKGGTRPQLEPDVCLEEVAFDERCNSFSGADLTALVREASVNALKAYMKSQHHAHTHPAGCAAALRVSRQNFEDAFKTVRPSVSRKEQLMYEQLRESLSR
- the nvl gene encoding nuclear valosin-containing protein-like isoform X2, with product MKNRGGGWLDSRLKQRVKQYLASSSSEYVDLVEMALDLQKQYRVEYGRRNRTAFRIQVEKVYDAVKEDSDLNDLESKHLAKRARSSCNETGDGSSSDESSGNDQQVLGNTPNSSVPALYHKGPLAASRTNPAPDEGTLVSPGGWFIDKGRGPTTKSVFIDLSKDELVDTESNRGTSHLEPETSQKKSKKRAKSSAEYRSADKKAKSKSPELQFPSLRFEDVGGNEEILTEVCKLLVHMRHPEVYQHLGMVPPRGFLLHGPPGCGKTLLAQAVAGELQIPMLKVSAPELVSGISGESEQKLRELFDMAATSSPCIMFIDEIDAITPKREVASKDMERRIVAQLLTCMDDLNSLTVTAQVLVIGATNRPDSLDPALRRAGRFDREICLGIPDEAARLGILKTLCRKLTLPDGFDYQQLARLTPGYVGADLMALCREAAMAAVNRVLLETRPAPPGPPQNSAAEPSGSTEPEAGGEEQQPGELDRLLDLLRATETLTEQQLAGLSILMSDFQDALVRVQPSAKREGFATVPDVTWENVGALQNIREELTMAILAPVRSPEQFRALGLSAPSGVLLAGPPGCGKTLLAKAVANESGLNFISVKGPELLNMYVGESERAVRQVFQRGRNSAPCVIFFDEIDALCPRRSGHESGASVRVVNQLLTEMDGLETRRQVFIMAATNRPDIIDPAVLRPGRLDKTLYVGLPCAADRHAILLTVTKGGTRPQLEPDVCLEEVAFDERCNSFSGADLTALVREASVNALKAYMKSQHHAHTHPAGCAAALRVSRQNFEDAFKTVRPSVSRKEQLMYEQLRESLSR